DNA sequence from the Pseudorca crassidens isolate mPseCra1 chromosome 6, mPseCra1.hap1, whole genome shotgun sequence genome:
AACGTGGTCTGAAGTACATCTTAAAAGACAAGTGAAATGTTTAGCAGCTGGAGGGATGAGGGGTGTGGGTGTAGAgcaggggtggaggagggcagTGCAGCTGAGCCAAGGAAAGAATCTGTCTGGGGTTGATGCTGTAGTGTAAAGAGCAAGCCAGGGCAAGGGCAGATCTcagaagacttctttttttttcataaattaattgaaattattttttaaaatatttatttggttgcgtcgggtattcgttgtggcatgcgaactcgtagttgaggcatgcacgtgggatctagttcccagaccagggatcaagaCTGggccccctgggcttccctggtggcgcagtggttgagagtccgcctgccgatgcaggggacacggggtcgtgacccggtccgggaggatcccacatgccgcggagcggctgggcccgtgagccatggccgctgagcctgcgcgtccggagcctgtggtccgcagcgggaggggccacagcagtgagaggcccgcgtaccgcaaaaaaaaaaacaaaagaactgggccccctgcattgggagcgcagagtcttacccactgagccaccagggaagtcccttagaaGGCTTGTTAACCATATCAGGGAGCTTGAATGATACCTTGTAGGAGGAGAGCCTTGATTACTATTAGATAGCAGAAAGCTCAcccaatttgtatttttaacttatttagcTCCTTTTTTGGGCATAAATTTCGGCGGGGGTCAAGAGTGTGGGCAGGGAAACTGCTGCATTGGGCCAAGTGAGAGATGAGGAGGTTGTGAATCAGGGCTGTGAGAGGGCTGAATCAAGAAATAATTAGGACACCCAATTAGCAGCAACTCCACACCCAACTCTGGGTGTGGGATGAGAGAAAAGCAGACCTTCCGAGCTGGTGGTGACGACAAGCATGATAGTAAATACAGAAAAAGCCTATCTGTGTAGGGGAGTAGTGGGGTGGAATGCAGAGTGGAAAGAGCATGGGTTCAGTTTTTGTTATGTTGAGCAGAAGGTGCTCGTGGGACATTCAAGTGGAGATGCTTAGTCGGAAGTTCTGGGAAAGGAGCTAAGATTTAGAAGTCATCAGCATGAGTGGAAACTGAATGGGTGAACAAGTGAAATTGCCCAGGCAGACTGCAAGGAAAAAGTGAGCCAGTGATAGACACAGTGAAAAACCAACATTTAAGGGAGCAGGAGGAGGAAGTCCAAGAGACTTTAGTTGGACACGAAAAGCAAAACAACATGGTGATATACTGGCCTTGCATGATGGAAAATTCTTATACTCTGTCCTTgctctttgtactttttttttttttttttttttttgcggtacgcaggcctctcactgttgtggtctctcccattgcggaccacaggctccggaagcgcaggctccgcggccatggcccacgggcccagccgctccgcggcatgtgggatcttcccagaccggggcacgaacccgtgtcccctgcatcggcaggcggactctcaaccactgcgccaccagggaagcccgatctttGTACTTTTAAAGATCATTTAAATCTGTTTTGCAAAATCTCTGACCAGAAAAACAAATTCTGCCTACACTATTATTAATCAAACTCTTCTCAAAGATTTAATTTCTGCCCTCTGCAGTACTACAGATAACCCTGCAAAGTTTGACGGCAGCTAACGTGACTTACTTCAGCATTCCCTTCTTGGCTTGAACGTTGTTACTTCACAGTTCCCCATACGCTCCACGTGATGACATTTTCAGCCTTCATCTCTGGTGATCCTCTTCTGGCACTCTGCTATTTGCCAACTTGTCCACAAGCATAGCAAGCCATCCTCTGGAAGTAGTCTAACTTGTGCACAGTACActctaggtattatattctttccAGTAATGCAGCCTAAAATTAAGTTTAGGAGCAGCAACATTACACTATTAGCTGTTTGAATGTGTAGTTAACTAAAGTGCACTGCCCTCCCCCTGCAAACATAAACATGTAACCAACCCTTTTTCCCCCAGCctgtacttcatttttttctttagcctaACTGTAGTTTTCacatttctgctcatttttctttcactCCTATGAAAAGCTTTCTTCTTGTCTCTTTCATCATGGGGCAGGAAATGGCCAGGACGCCTGATAATAAAAAGTTGTAGACAAACATATAGCAACCATCAGACCAAGGCAAGTGTCAAGAATGGACTCTCATGCAACTCCAAACATATGGTTAATGTTTTGACCCAACTACAGGCTTCTGGCTCTATCTTCAAGCTGCAAGTTTAACAAGGAAATAGTTTATGGGTGGGGCAGACGGCAGCCATTGTTTTTCTGATTAATTCTACTTTTCCTGAATTGCCTGTTTGATGATTATAactgttttctcattctcttcagaAGTTTCTCGATGATTACAAGTTCTTATGCCTTCAGTGACAAAAGACAGGGAGGGCCATTGAAACCGAGTCTTTCAGgcaaatgtaaaacaaatggaaaagaaaaatttctcacACGCTTAAGAGAGATGCAGCACAGAAGTCAACCTCAAAAAGCCAGGTAGCATTGCCATATGGTGTCTCCAGCTGAAGGCCGAGCATGTGAACCCATAAAAAAGGCCATCTGCCCAGTTCTGGGCTTTCCTTTAACGTTGTTCTCCCCCAAAGAGCAAGGATTGTTAAGAGACCACTCTTTGTGAAGCTGAGATAGTATGCAGATTGGTGCTCTATCATTCCCACGCCCTGAGCATCTTCCCATTTGCGCCCTACTAATGGACAGGGGCTTCCTGTTCCAGGGTGATtgctggagccagactgcttgggtttGGATTCTGGCTCCACCACGTACTAAGGCCGTGGCCTTGTGAAAGtcaacatctgtaaaatgaaataacagtATCTATTATCTCAGGGTCATGAGGGAAAAACGAGTTAATATAAATCACCTAGAGGAGTGCCAAGCACATATCTTGCGTTCAATTAGCACTAGACACCATTTCTTTAATGTTCCTGGGCCTGGAATCACTTTTAATACAGGTATAGGTCCCGCTTGTTTGGTTCTCCCAGGATAGATAAATGAGGACCGAAGGAGTTAATTGTCAGCACGTAGACGAGTAAGGACTTCTTGACAGTGTTAAGGTTGTGGGCAAAACTGTAGAAAACAACTGTTATGGTCCCAAATTTCTACTGACTGGGAAGCCAAAGCAATTTCCTCCTGCATACAATTTATTTGAACGTGCTCAATCTCACCAAGTATATCACAGCATCAGAGAACACGGCTAAGGGCAGGTTACTTACGTCTGTCAGGGTAAATCCTTGCTTCTTGCCTTGTTTTGCACGAAGGTAAATAAACAGCCAGGAGCGAGGTGGGGGACAATGAAATAAGGGCAGAGCACAGAGTGAGGGCGATAGCTcacagtgaggcaggcaggcaggcagcagcAGTTCTAGCCATCAATACTTTATTGTTCCAGTCAACACCTGCACAGATGTTACTGTCCAATTCCTGACCCTAGTAGGGGGTCCCACCACACTTGGACCATGGCCCAGAGAAGCAGGTCTCCTTATTCCTCCCTAAGATAGTAAGAAAGCCCCTCGCCCCACAAGACAGAGCTCCTGCTCACTAACGTAGTGCTGGCGCATGTGCTGTGGGATCCCTGCTCCCATCCTGCATTGGGAAAGGCTGGGATGAACAAGGGCAAGGGTGCAGTGGAGGATACACGGGCTACAGCGACTAAGTGCATAACTACTGACCTGACCCACCACCCCGGGCTTCGTCTGCACCTCCCAGACAGGAGCCTCCCTAAAGCTTTGCCGGGGCCTGCTGGGAAGGAGGAGCTGGCAAAGAGTGGGGATTGAGCTGCTAAGGACAGGACACAGCAGGGAAATAAAGCAGAGAGGAGCGTGGCACaggagagaaaaatgataaagtgCCTGAACTAAACAACCAAGTGGGACACGAGGACAGAGCAGCACAGGTCCCTGAGgataggaggaaaaagaaagggacagaccACCAGGGCTTGGGGCATCGTGGAATGAGACTAGAGTTGAGGCAGGGAAGCAAGTGGGAAGGACTCTTCTAGCCCTGTTCACATCCACTAAcccaaatgtaaaattatttacaaGCTTAAAACCAATCCCAGGTACTGTACCAGGCCCAGgacagcaggcaggcaggcaggcagagggcGGACTGGCTCCATCTGATAGCCAGCTTCCCCACATATTGCTCCTCCCCAGGGCAGTAGGGAAAGGAGGAAACAGTGACATCCCTAGCCAAGAAGCCCTACTGTGCCTGCAACTCCTTCCCCTGGGGTTCATGGCTCTGCCATGGCCTGAGCCTCTTGGGCTGACTGTACCAGAGACGGGGTATTGGGCCCTAGCGGGGGAGCATCAGCAGGCTCTGGGAATGTCTCTGGCCCCAACCCCAGCTCTGCATTCAGCTGCTCCAGCTCCCCCTGATCCAGCAATTCGAAGTCCTCAGTGGTGAGTGCCTCTTCTTCCTcgggggcaggcaggggctggggtgagTCCTGGGGAAGAGGCGGGAGTACTGAGGGGGTAGGGGCCGGGTCATTTTCAGCAAGGCAAAGTAGGGGTGACAGGGCGCTAGGTGGAGTGATGAGATCACCACTCACTGCCTCTGGGCTCGGTGTCTCCACTGGTCCTCCAGGGGAGAGCATCACTCCATCTGTGGGAGACCCCGCCCCATTGAAGTGCGTGTTCACAAAGTGAAGGGGGGATGAGAGCCGAAGCAAGGTTTCCTTGGATGCcacatcttcttcctcctccaagtCCAAGTCTTGCCTTGAGAGGGGCTGAGGGGAGCCCAGCAGGTCTTTGGGAGGGGCCAGGtctgtctcctctccttcccccagctccCGACTCAGGGCCTCCTCTGGCTCACTTGGCAGGCTCTGCTGGTCCAAATCTGGGCAGAAAACAAAGGgccaggaatgggcctgctgtgCTGAGCAGCTGCAACAGGCCAATCGGCTCGAGGTTGAGAACTCAAGACATGGAAGGCTGGGCCAGGCCTTAGGCATTAAGGTCTTTCAGGAGTTTGGAGTAGAACTAGAGGATCAGCTCCCCACAGAAAACACTTATGGGGGCAACTGCCAGAGAGCACAGCCAGCATCCCACGACAGGGAACAGGAAGCTTGGAGGGGACAAAGGACCATACCCTCCGACACGTCAGTTAGTTGTGGAGTCGTCGCCCGGGATACGGAGAAGCCACCACTTTCCAAAATAGAAGCCTCCTCATCTGACAGCTCTGAGTCTGTAATGGCCAAAGCCAGGGCTGTTTTCTTCACATCCACCTGCAGGAGAACCAGGATGAATGTCACAGGCAAGGGGCTAAGAGAGCCCACTTTCCAGGAGCATCCCTGCCCCACCACCAACCCCCACCCCGTGGAGAGGTGGCTGCTCTAAAGCAGAGCAATTctcccccagcccacctccctTGGACCTCACCACTGGGGAGAAGCCAGCCAGTTCTGCCTCGCTCTCACTCTCTGTCTCCGCCAGTGGCTCATCACCTCCGGGGGGTGCATTCTTCCCCTGCCGCTCTAGAGAACCAAGAACAGCTGGGCAGTGACCAAGCAGCAACAGTGGTGGGGGACAAACACTGCCAAAGGCATGGAAAGTATCTAAATCCCAGGGCACTTCACAAGCTACAAGCCAAGGTCCTCCCCCATTCCCCCCTTCTGGGGCATGGGGTCCCCTTACTCCTCTTGTCGTGTTTGTGATGCAGGGCATCAGCTTCCGCCTTCATGCTGTAGTCCAGCTGCATGAGCAGGGGCTCCAGACGAGTGTACATCCTCTGGATCAGCTCATGATAAACCACCAGGGGCCACAGCAGGATGCTCAGCACTGGGGGTTAGAGTGTCCACTCAGAGATCCCTAAGCCTATTTCCCAAGGGCCCTCATTCAACTGATGCTTAAACAGAAAAGGCTGAAGAAAGACAAAGTCCCTTCCTGAGGCTGTTCCAACTTCTTCCCACATCCACTGCCCTCCCCAGATGACTATTCCACTGTTACTAATACTACAGCATCCCCTGGAGGTCTCTGTAAATGGGTAACTGGGCAGACAGTGTACCACCCACCCCTGGGTCAGTccatggaaagaaaacaaagacagggCTTTAGAAAGGGGAAAGGTCAGACCCTACTCACAGACAATGTAGGAAATCATAATCCCCGGAACATAGTGTCCCAGCACAGCCAGCACAGCACAGCCAGAGCAGACGCGAGCACAGAactgcagaggagagcacaggatCTAAGAACTGTAGGCTGAGGTATGCGCTCCACTTATCTGGGTAAGAAATATTACTGCTCAGCTGGTGGAAGGAAGCGTATGCCCTCTAGGAATGCGGTGATCCAGTTTAGTCAAGTGGATGCCCAGGACCACCAACTAGGAAGTTTGCAACAAACATTACCAAACACCTATAATTCAAACTGGTCTCTCTCGGCAAGAAACCGTGTCAGAACGGCAGAAGCTTATTCTGCCTCCTGTACCAGACTACTAGCTGTAAATCTTGCCTCAAGAAGGCACCAGGCCTTATCCTTCAGTCTCCAGCTGGGGAGTTCGAGtcactcctccccacccccgcctctaTTTCTCCACAGCGTAGAGAACTGTTGTGTGATGTGGGGGAGGTTACCTGAGCTGGATTCTGCCTCTTGTACTGCAGCAGCTCCTGCAGGTGAATCTGGAAGGTGAGCCAGCTCTCAGCCAGGTATCTGCACAACTCGGGCACACTCAGCAGGTGCGGCCGGGCGCCTGACCCCGCACCCTCACTGGGGAGACATGACACGACCCCTGGAGGCCTCAGACACCAGCTTCCTAGGCACTCAAATCCCTCTGAGAATGTCAATGAGCTCTTTAGTCTAAGGAAGTGGACAACCCCACCTCCCAGAGGGAGGCCGTCTGGGTCCTGGGGAACAAAGCCCAGAGCTCCCAACCCTTTGCCCTGAAAGGAGCAGGCACACGAACACCGGCGCAAGAACCTGGGACCAAGCTTGTTACCAGTGCATTCACTATGCTGGGGCCTGTGCCTGCAGAAGCTGCAGTACTGCTATGCACTGTGGCGGTGAGACACTGGCACCAAAGCAAGACAGGGATTGGGCATTTGTCTTCAAGGGGTGGCCTGCACTCACCTGTCAGAGTGTGGCTCCTCTGGGGATGATGCTTtagagagaggaggaaaacaaGTTATTGAGGTGTAGAGCTCTGGGAAACACTCCCTAAGCCAGAAACAGCTGCCCTTCCTCTGCAGTCCCAGAGTGCTTTtttgaaatgccatttgcaggcaGTATTACATTGTTGTCATTTGTATGTCTGTCTCCTTCTTTAGACTTTACCTTTTTCCACAATGGGAACGACATCTTATTCACGTTTACACGCCAAACAACTCACACACAGTCTGGCACCTAGTTACTCCAACATGTCAATTAAGTGAGTATGTAGACAACAAAAAACACAGGAAGAGCTAACGCTCCTATAGTTCCTATCATATATGAAGCCCTACCACAGGCACATAAAGTGAGTTCACTTCTTTATTCTCCACCTCCTTACGAAATAAGTTTTACAGTCCctgttttatagttgaggaaacaggCAAACGCAAATGGGAGATCAAGTGACTCTTCCAAGGTCACATACAAGGTAAATGGGAGAGCAGGCAATGGAACCCAGGCCATCTGGCTGCAGAGTCCGCAGTCTTAACTACTACACACAATAACATTAATTTTGAGAAAGGGGAAATTATATTTCCCATCTGGGGAAGCAGTTGTGCTCTGGGAGGCAGGTGGCCTGCTGTACGCTCTCCTCACCATTCAACCCAGCCAGGTGAGTCAGGCACAAAGCAAGTGCTCAACGgggcttgctgaatgaatgaagtaacACTCACCTGAGATGTCAGGGAGGAAGCGAGGCTGCCAGAGATCCAACAGAAAATAGGCCAAAAGTGAGATGCTGAGTAGGAAGAAGGGCCGTAGGGAGGAAGAAGACAGCAACCTTAGGGAGAGACAGGCAGCTCAGCGGTGAGTGGGTGAGAGAGGCTCCCACATCCATCGCAAAGGCGGAAAAGCGCCCACTGATGGGGGAATGGGAACCTCCAGGCCTAACTCGACACCCGAAGACAGAGAAATGGGGCAACCCAGGCGGACGACGACCTTTAAAAAACAGCTGATGGGTCAGTCCCCCAGGACAAGCATCTTCCCCAGAAAGAGGAATCCGGGCTCTCCCGCCCCCGCTCCACCGCgcagcccggccccgcccccctccTCCGCGGCCCTTACCAGAAGAGGCCGTTGAGCGCGGCCGCCGTGACCAGGCTGTGCAGCGGCTTCTCCCACACCAGCAGCCGCTGCGCTGCCGCCAGCACCGCCTCCCAGCCGCGGAGCCGCAGCCACAGAGCCGTGGCCAGGCGTCCCACCGCCTCGGCCGTGGCAGCCTCCTCCTCCGCCTCGCCGGTGGCCTCACCCATGCCTAGGCTCAGGCCCAGGCCGAGGCTCAGGCCCAGCCCCGAGCCCCCACCTGCGCCGGTGTTACCagcgccaccgccaccgccactCGCCATGGccccgccgcagccgccgcccaAGCCCGCGAGGAGCCAGGGCTGCGCGGCCGCCGCCGGGGGCGCGTCAGGCGGAAGGGGGCGCACGCAGCGGAGAAGGCCGCTGAGGCCGCGGACGGGCGTCACGTGACGGCGGAGCGACGACTCCGTCACGTGACATGCCCTAACCGCCGAGCTAGGGCGGCTGGAGCCTGCGCGCAGGAGGTTGCCGGTGACCCTGCTCCTACGCAGGTTCGTGTTTTGGCTGCGCCGAGCGGTGTCTGCCTCTTTCGGACGGAAGGACGGAAATCTCCGCCTTTACCCACCCCAGCCAATTTTCTTCTCCCTGTGTAGTCAGGGCGGCTAGGAAGGCTGGTCTTGGCCCGGTATTTCTGGCGTGATGCGGCCGACAGGGTCAGGGAGTGGGCTTCAGATGCCCAGTATACCCCGAGAGACCTGCTTCTGCTCTGGTAGGGCGGCGACCGTTCCTTTACGCAACACTCGACGGTACTAGTCCTCCCAGTTCCCTCTCCTCAGCGAATAAACAAACAGCAGCGCCTGACTCGACAGACTCAAAAACAGCTCCAGTTATTAAGAGAAGTAGTTACCTTCCCATCTTTCTGTAAACTCTCCCGCCTTTACGCATGGAAAACTCCTTCCAGTCCCTTGCTTAAGCAAGAGATTGGGGTCTGGGggtgagtttaaaaataaaaccctgttTAGGTGCTGTTTACTCTTTGGGGGGCATGTTAacaccatttgtttttgttttttgcggtacgcgggcctttcactgttgtggcctctcccgttgcggagcacaggctccggacgcgcaggctcagcggtcatggctcacgggcccagctgctccgcggcacgtgggatcttcccggacgggggcacgaacccgtgtcccctgcatcggcaggcggactctcaaccactcccccaccagggaagccaacaccatttgttgaggCGTAAAATATAACAAGCGTTTTGTGTTTCCTTGAGATCACTTAATCTCTGCAATAATCCTACAGAATTCGTGTTTAATTAGGTCTAAAATTCCAAGCTGTACAAAAGGAAGATGTACAGCCAAAATTGCTCTTGCCTTTTGTACACAATTCACTACTGTTAAATTTTTGTGTACTCTTCCTGACGcttttttatgtatattattcTGTGTGTGCGTATTatctcctctttaaaaaaacaactgctAGAAACTCCCCGTCCTgagtctttgttttatttacatcGGTATGAAAAGTTCAGCCGGGCTCGTTCATCCTCACTGCGCCATGGTCCCCTAAGAATTGTTCCGATTTCTCAGACGAGGGCACGCTGGGGCTCAGCGATACCAGGAATAATAGCCCGGCTCCTTCCCGGCGGTCGGGGCCGGCGGCTCGGgccagagggaggcaggaagtCTCGGGCGCTGACTGGCCAGCGGCGCCCCCGCGGCCTCTAAACGCAGGGCAGACGCGCGGCGCGGCAAAGGCACAACACGCGCCTCGAAGCCGGGTCTTCTCTCCTGGGTGAGGTGGACGTCCTGGCCCTTGAGCTTCACTCCCCG
Encoded proteins:
- the RETREG2 gene encoding reticulophagy regulator 2, with protein sequence MASGGGGGAGNTGAGGGSGLGLSLGLGLSLGMGEATGEAEEEAATAEAVGRLATALWLRLRGWEAVLAAAQRLLVWEKPLHSLVTAAALNGLFWLLSSSSLRPFFLLSISLLAYFLLDLWQPRFLPDISASSPEEPHSDSEGAGSGARPHLLSVPELCRYLAESWLTFQIHLQELLQYKRQNPAQFCARVCSGCAVLAVLGHYVPGIMISYIVLLSILLWPLVVYHELIQRMYTRLEPLLMQLDYSMKAEADALHHKHDKRKRQGKNAPPGGDEPLAETESESEAELAGFSPVVDVKKTALALAITDSELSDEEASILESGGFSVSRATTPQLTDVSEDLDQQSLPSEPEEALSRELGEGEETDLAPPKDLLGSPQPLSRQDLDLEEEEDVASKETLLRLSSPLHFVNTHFNGAGSPTDGVMLSPGGPVETPSPEAVSGDLITPPSALSPLLCLAENDPAPTPSVLPPLPQDSPQPLPAPEEEEALTTEDFELLDQGELEQLNAELGLGPETFPEPADAPPLGPNTPSLVQSAQEAQAMAEP